The following are encoded in a window of Panicum virgatum strain AP13 chromosome 5N, P.virgatum_v5, whole genome shotgun sequence genomic DNA:
- the LOC120672882 gene encoding probable protein phosphatase 2C 6 isoform X2 → MEDAAVAVAAPLAAPPFSPAAAGLKLIAAAAADPIAAAAVAGVSVAPVRTVLAAEDDVPLAPDGEGGGDASVAGSPCSVASDCSSVASADFEGVGLGFFAAAEAAVPMVFEDAAASAATVEAEARVAAAGRSVFAVDCVPLWGYTSICGRRPEMEDAVATAPRFFDVPLWMLTGNAVIDGLDPMTFRLPAHFFGVYDGHGGAQVANYCRERLHVALVEQLGRIQGTVCAANLGDVEFKKQWEKAFVDCFARVDDEVGGKVTRGGGDGTGTSNAAAAIVPEPVAPETVGSTAVVAVICSSHIIVSNCGDSRAVLCRGKQPVPLSVDHKPNREDEYARIEAEGGKVIQWNGYRVFGVLAMSRSIVPCTDRLSPELLNSRKPCKWIVPFVMM, encoded by the exons atggaggacgccgccgtggcggtggcggctcctctcgccgcgccgccgtttagccccgccgcggcggggctAAAGCtgatcgccgccgcggccgcggacccgatcgcggcggcggccgtcgcagGGGTCTCCGTGGCCCCGGTCCGGACGGTGTtggcggcggaggacgacgTGCCGCTGGCGCCGGATGGGGAGGGAGGCGGGGACGCGTCGGTGGCGGGGAGCCCGTGCTCGGTCGCCAGCGACTGCAGCAGCGTCGCGAGCGCCGACTTCGAAGGGGTCGGGCTGGGCTTCttcgccgcggcggaggccgccgtcCCCATGGTGTTCGAGGACGCGGCCGCGTCGGCGGCCACGGTCGAGGCCGAGGCCAGGGTCGCAGCGGCCGGTAGGAGCGTCTTCGCCGTCGACTGCGTCCCGCTGTGGGGGTACACGTCCATATGCGGCCGTAGGCCGGAGATGGAGGACGCCGTCGCCACGGCGCCGAGATTCTTCGACGTGCCGCTGTGGATGCTCACGGGCAATGCCGTCATCGATGGGCTCGATCCCATGACGTTCCGCCTACCTGCACATTTCTTCGGTGTGTATGACGGCCACGGGGGTGCACAG GTTGCAAATTACTGCCGGGAACGCCTCCATGTGGCACTAGTGGAGCAGCTGGGCAGGATACAGGGGACCGTGTGTGCAGCTAACTTGGGAGATGTAGAGTTCAAGAAACAGTGGGAAAAAGCCTTTGTGGATTGTTTTGCTAGAGTGGATGACGAGGTTGGGGGCAAGGTGACCAGGGGAGGAGGTGATGGCACAGGCACAAGTAATGCTGCTGCGGCAATTGTGCCAGAACCTGTGGCACCTGAGACCGTGGGTTCAACGGCAGTGGTCGCTGTTATCTGCTCCTCACATATCATTGTCAGCAATTGCGGTGATTCAAGGGCTGTGCTTTGCCGTGGCAAGCAACCCGTGCCCCTATCAGTCGATCATAAA CCTAACAGAGAGGATGAGTATGCAAGGATTGAAGCAGAGGGTGGCAAGGTCATCCAATGGAATGGTTATCGAGTTTTCGGTGTTCTTGCGATGTCACGATCAATTG